Proteins encoded in a region of the Ruegeria sp. AD91A genome:
- a CDS encoding pyruvate dehydrogenase complex E1 component subunit beta: MATEILMPALSPTMEEGTLAKWLVKEGDTVSSGDILAEIETDKATMEFEAVDEGIVGKILIAEGTEGVKVNTPIAVLVEEGEDASALPTAAPAAAAVAEAAPAAIEGPAPVAAAPAAPVVDLSPDWPADAEMKSETVREALRDAMAEEMRNDEDVYLMGEEVAEYQGAYKISQGLLDEFGPKRVIDTPITEHGFAGIAVGSAFGGLKPIVEFMTFNFAMQAIDQIINSAAKTLYMSGGQMGCPIVFRGPNGAAARVAAQHSQDYAAWYMQIPGLKVVMPYSAADAKGLLKSAIRDPNPVIFLENEILYGRSFDMPQVDDLTIPLGKARIWREGSDVTIVSFGIGMQYALEAADRLAEEGISAEVIDLRTIRPMDTGAIINSVMKTNRLVTVEEGWPQGSVGSYISSVVMQEAFDYLDAPVINCTGKDVPMPYAANLEKLALITTDEVIEAVKQVTYR, translated from the coding sequence ATGGCAACCGAAATTCTCATGCCCGCCCTTTCGCCCACCATGGAAGAGGGCACGCTGGCCAAATGGCTGGTCAAGGAAGGCGACACTGTATCAAGCGGTGACATCCTGGCCGAAATCGAGACCGACAAGGCGACAATGGAATTTGAAGCTGTCGACGAGGGCATCGTCGGCAAGATCCTGATCGCCGAAGGCACCGAAGGGGTCAAAGTGAACACCCCGATTGCGGTTCTGGTCGAAGAAGGCGAAGATGCCTCGGCCCTGCCCACGGCTGCGCCCGCAGCCGCTGCGGTGGCCGAAGCCGCCCCAGCGGCGATCGAGGGCCCCGCTCCTGTCGCCGCAGCCCCGGCCGCTCCGGTGGTGGATCTTTCGCCCGACTGGCCGGCAGATGCCGAGATGAAATCCGAAACCGTTCGCGAAGCGCTGCGTGACGCGATGGCCGAAGAAATGCGCAACGACGAAGACGTCTATCTCATGGGCGAAGAAGTCGCGGAGTATCAGGGCGCCTACAAGATTTCCCAGGGTCTTCTGGACGAGTTCGGGCCCAAGCGCGTGATCGATACGCCGATCACCGAGCATGGTTTCGCCGGTATCGCCGTAGGGTCGGCCTTTGGCGGTCTGAAACCGATCGTCGAGTTCATGACGTTCAACTTCGCCATGCAGGCGATCGACCAGATCATCAACTCAGCCGCCAAGACGCTTTATATGTCCGGTGGTCAGATGGGCTGTCCGATCGTGTTCCGCGGCCCCAATGGTGCCGCCGCACGCGTCGCGGCCCAGCACAGCCAGGACTATGCCGCTTGGTACATGCAGATCCCCGGCCTGAAAGTCGTCATGCCCTATTCGGCGGCAGACGCCAAAGGATTGCTGAAATCAGCCATCCGCGACCCAAACCCGGTGATCTTCCTGGAAAATGAAATCCTCTACGGTCGCTCCTTCGACATGCCACAGGTAGACGACCTGACCATCCCGCTGGGCAAGGCCCGTATCTGGCGCGAAGGCTCGGACGTGACTATCGTCAGCTTTGGCATCGGCATGCAATACGCGTTGGAAGCCGCCGACAGGCTGGCCGAAGAGGGCATCAGCGCCGAGGTGATCGACCTGCGCACCATCCGCCCGATGGATACCGGCGCGATCATCAATTCGGTAATGAAAACCAACCGTCTGGTGACAGTTGAAGAAGGCTGGCCGCAAGGCTCGGTCGGCAGCTACATCAGTTCGGTCGTGATGCAGGAGGCGTTCGATTACCTCGACGCCCCGGTCATCAACTGCACCGGCAAGGACGTTCCGATGCCCTACGCCGCGAACCTCGAAAAACTGGCCCTGATCACTACGGACGAGGTGATCGAAGCCGTCAAACAAGTGACCTACCGGTAA
- a CDS encoding septum formation initiator family protein, with protein sequence MSRSHRPGLGSIVFFSVAFMLGVYFTFAAVQGDYGLFRRVEIAGERDALSHDLEKLNAQIAELENLTRRLSDTYLDLDLLDQQARSVLGMIRADEIVIR encoded by the coding sequence GTGTCCCGTTCCCATCGGCCCGGTCTGGGCTCAATCGTCTTCTTCTCGGTGGCTTTCATGCTTGGTGTGTATTTCACCTTTGCCGCCGTGCAAGGTGACTATGGCCTGTTTCGGCGGGTCGAAATTGCTGGGGAACGGGACGCCCTGTCACACGACCTGGAAAAGCTTAATGCCCAAATCGCCGAATTGGAAAATCTGACCCGGCGCCTGTCTGATACCTATCTGGATCTCGACTTGCTCGATCAGCAGGCGCGTTCGGTTCTTGGTATGATCCGGGCAGATGAAATCGTAATCCGCTGA
- a CDS encoding pyruvate dehydrogenase complex dihydrolipoamide acetyltransferase, with protein sequence MPTEILMPALSPTMEEGTLAKWLVKEGDTVSSGDLLAEIETDKATMEFEAVDEGTIGKILIPEGTEGVKVNTAIAVLLEDGESADDISTSPAVVPGAAPAAASGNEAAAPAVSEAPAPAPAAPVKADGGRIFASPLARRIAAQKGLDLVQIAGSGPHGRIVKADVEGATATAPAPTPAAAAPAAAAAAPAGPSADMVARMYEGREYEEIQLDGMRKTIAARLGEAKQTIPHFYLRRDIKLDALLKFRSQLNKQLEGRGVKLSVNDFIIKAVANALQQVPACNAVWAGDRVLQLKPSDVAVAVAIEGGLFTPVLQDADMKSLSALSTEMKDLAARARERKLAPHEYQGGTFAISNLGMFGIDNFDAIVNPPHAGILAVGTGVKKPIVGDDGELTVATVMSVTMSVDHRVIDGALGAELLKAIVDNLENPMVMLA encoded by the coding sequence ATGCCCACCGAAATTCTGATGCCCGCCCTTTCACCGACCATGGAGGAAGGCACGCTTGCAAAATGGCTGGTCAAGGAAGGCGACACCGTCTCCTCCGGCGATCTGCTGGCCGAGATCGAAACCGACAAGGCCACGATGGAGTTCGAAGCCGTCGATGAAGGCACCATTGGCAAGATCCTGATCCCCGAGGGCACCGAAGGGGTCAAGGTCAACACCGCCATTGCGGTTCTTTTGGAAGACGGCGAAAGCGCTGATGATATCTCGACCTCGCCCGCCGTTGTTCCGGGGGCTGCCCCCGCAGCCGCTTCGGGCAACGAGGCTGCCGCGCCAGCGGTATCCGAGGCGCCTGCCCCTGCCCCGGCCGCCCCGGTCAAGGCAGATGGCGGTCGTATCTTTGCGTCCCCTCTGGCCCGCCGGATTGCCGCGCAGAAAGGCCTTGATCTGGTGCAGATCGCAGGCTCTGGCCCGCATGGTCGCATCGTCAAAGCGGATGTCGAAGGGGCAACTGCAACCGCACCGGCACCAACTCCTGCGGCCGCAGCGCCAGCGGCTGCTGCAGCTGCTCCCGCTGGACCCTCCGCGGATATGGTCGCGCGGATGTATGAGGGCCGCGAGTACGAAGAGATTCAGCTCGACGGTATGCGCAAAACCATCGCTGCGCGTCTGGGCGAGGCCAAACAGACCATCCCGCATTTCTACCTGCGCCGCGACATCAAGCTGGATGCACTGCTGAAGTTCCGCAGCCAGTTGAACAAGCAATTGGAAGGCCGTGGCGTGAAACTGAGCGTCAACGACTTCATCATCAAGGCCGTTGCCAACGCGTTGCAACAGGTTCCCGCCTGCAACGCCGTCTGGGCCGGCGATCGGGTGCTGCAACTGAAACCTTCGGACGTAGCCGTCGCGGTCGCAATCGAGGGCGGCCTGTTCACCCCGGTCCTGCAGGACGCAGACATGAAGTCTCTGTCAGCCCTTTCTACCGAGATGAAGGACCTCGCCGCCCGTGCCCGCGAGCGCAAGCTGGCACCGCATGAATATCAGGGGGGCACGTTTGCAATCTCGAACCTGGGTATGTTCGGCATCGACAATTTCGACGCCATCGTGAACCCGCCTCACGCCGGTATTCTGGCGGTGGGAACAGGCGTGAAAAAGCCGATCGTCGGGGATGATGGTGAGCTGACGGTGGCAACTGTGATGTCCGTTACCATGTCCGTCGATCACCGCGTTATCGACGGCGCGTTGGGGGCAGAACTGCTCAAGGCAATTGTCGACAACCTTGAAAACCCGATGGTCATGCTGGCCTGA
- a CDS encoding TraR/DksA C4-type zinc finger protein, which yields MNESERTHFETRIRERLAELQKVSASGQQAQAIVQLDQQAVGRLSRMDALQNQAMAKAQQANRDVETRRLLAALARLDDGEFGYCEDCGERIPDGRLNLDLAASKCVSCASG from the coding sequence ATGAATGAGTCAGAGCGCACCCATTTCGAAACACGAATTCGCGAACGATTGGCGGAATTGCAAAAGGTGTCAGCCTCGGGACAGCAGGCTCAGGCCATTGTCCAGCTGGATCAACAGGCCGTTGGACGGCTGAGCCGCATGGATGCACTGCAAAACCAGGCCATGGCCAAGGCACAGCAGGCCAATCGCGATGTAGAAACACGCCGGCTTCTGGCCGCGTTGGCGCGGCTTGACGACGGCGAGTTCGGATATTGCGAAGACTGCGGCGAACGTATTCCGGATGGGCGGCTGAATCTGGATCTGGCGGCCAGCAAATGCGTCAGCTGCGCGTCCGGATAG
- the cysE gene encoding serine O-acetyltransferase codes for MFEKRSHVTPVDPVWNRITSEAHAAVEKEPLMGGLVHACILHHRSLERALSYRVAAKLCSNEMSMMVLREVVDEAYADDPGLLEAARADLMAVYERDPACHRLLQPILYFKGYQAMQAYRVAHWLWRNGRHDLAYFFQMRSSEIFGIDIHPAAKIGKGIMIDHAHSIVIGETAVVGDNVSMLHSVTLGGTGKEEEQRHPTIGNGVLIGAGAKVLGNIEVGHCSRIAAGSVVLQEVPPCKTVAGIPAKIVGEAGCDQPSISMDHMLGKDQ; via the coding sequence ATGTTCGAAAAGCGCAGCCATGTGACACCGGTTGATCCGGTCTGGAACCGTATCACATCCGAGGCCCATGCGGCCGTCGAGAAAGAACCCCTCATGGGGGGACTCGTGCACGCCTGTATCCTACATCACCGCAGCCTTGAACGCGCGCTTTCATATCGGGTGGCGGCCAAGCTGTGCTCGAACGAAATGTCGATGATGGTCCTGCGTGAAGTTGTGGATGAGGCATATGCCGACGATCCGGGTTTGCTCGAAGCCGCCCGCGCGGACCTAATGGCCGTTTACGAACGTGATCCGGCCTGCCACCGGTTGCTGCAGCCGATCCTGTACTTTAAAGGTTACCAGGCCATGCAGGCGTATCGCGTGGCGCATTGGCTGTGGCGCAACGGTCGTCACGATCTCGCGTATTTCTTCCAGATGCGTTCGTCCGAGATTTTTGGCATCGACATTCATCCGGCCGCAAAGATAGGCAAAGGAATCATGATCGACCATGCCCATTCCATCGTGATCGGTGAGACGGCAGTGGTGGGCGACAATGTATCGATGCTGCATTCCGTGACGCTGGGTGGAACCGGCAAGGAAGAAGAACAGCGCCATCCTACAATCGGAAATGGCGTGCTGATCGGGGCAGGGGCCAAGGTCCTGGGCAATATCGAAGTTGGCCATTGCAGCCGCATCGCCGCCGGGTCAGTGGTTCTGCAAGAAGTGCCGCCTTGCAAGACGGTCGCCGGTATCCCCGCCAAGATCGTGGGGGAAGCCGGGTGCGACCAGCCGTCGATCTCGATGGATCATATGTTGGGCAAGGACCAGTAA
- the pdhA gene encoding pyruvate dehydrogenase (acetyl-transferring) E1 component subunit alpha produces the protein MAARKTTKKPNVSAEELKTYYREMLLIRRFEEKAGQLYGMGLIGGFCHLYIGQEAVVVGLEAAAQDGDKRITSYRDHGHMLACGMDPGGVMAELTGREGGLSKGKGGSMHMFSKEKHFYGGHGIVGAQVPLGAGLAFADKYKETGGVTFTYFGDGAANQGQVYETFNMAALWDLPVVFVIENNQYAMGTAQARSTSSPDIYVRGEAFGIPGEIVNGMDVLAVKAAGEKAVAHCRAGKGPYILEIKTYRYRGHSMSDPAKYRTREEVQKVREQSDPIEHVRELLLTGKHATEDDLKAIDKEIKEIVNQAAEFSKESPEPAVEELWTDIYA, from the coding sequence ATGGCTGCGCGAAAAACCACAAAGAAACCAAATGTTTCTGCGGAAGAACTCAAGACATACTACCGCGAGATGCTTCTGATCCGTCGATTCGAGGAAAAGGCGGGCCAGCTTTACGGCATGGGTCTGATCGGCGGGTTCTGCCACCTTTACATCGGACAAGAGGCGGTTGTTGTTGGGCTCGAAGCGGCAGCTCAGGACGGCGACAAGCGGATCACCTCTTATCGTGACCACGGCCATATGCTGGCCTGTGGCATGGACCCGGGCGGCGTGATGGCCGAACTGACCGGGCGCGAAGGCGGCCTGTCCAAGGGCAAGGGCGGTTCGATGCACATGTTCTCGAAAGAGAAGCATTTCTATGGTGGCCATGGCATCGTTGGCGCGCAGGTTCCGCTGGGTGCCGGTCTGGCCTTCGCTGACAAGTACAAGGAAACCGGCGGCGTGACCTTTACCTATTTCGGCGACGGTGCCGCAAACCAGGGTCAGGTCTATGAGACCTTCAACATGGCCGCCCTGTGGGATCTTCCCGTGGTTTTCGTGATCGAGAACAACCAATACGCCATGGGCACAGCGCAGGCGCGTTCAACCTCGTCACCTGATATCTATGTGCGCGGCGAAGCGTTCGGCATTCCCGGCGAGATCGTCAACGGTATGGATGTGCTGGCCGTCAAAGCTGCTGGTGAAAAGGCTGTTGCCCACTGTCGCGCCGGCAAGGGCCCTTACATCCTTGAGATTAAGACCTACCGCTATCGCGGCCACTCGATGTCTGACCCGGCCAAGTACCGCACCCGCGAAGAGGTTCAGAAAGTCCGCGAACAAAGCGATCCGATCGAACATGTGCGCGAGCTGCTGCTGACTGGCAAACACGCGACCGAGGATGACCTGAAGGCGATCGACAAAGAAATCAAAGAGATCGTGAATCAAGCTGCCGAATTCTCGAAAGAAAGCCCCGAGCCCGCCGTTGAAGAGCTCTGGACCGATATTTACGCCTGA